One window from the genome of Anolis sagrei isolate rAnoSag1 chromosome 4, rAnoSag1.mat, whole genome shotgun sequence encodes:
- the LOC137096870 gene encoding BPI fold-containing family B member 4-like → MQSVFHRLKIGKINVLDIKVETLSDDVLQLKIGIDLELLGKDGSSKPVLLVHVNVHLSLRIMQSKLVIEKCLTDAVHIELLPGTAVGNLVGMLSKTLNSLLPNVLCPILQVVLELLNVLLGTLNSEMPVGNLGSVHYAPAGPPSFQDGQMLQTLIASLGDTNGNTITQVPAGLSAPVPLTDHTSKLLLSSSLLRPLLELLVKRGQFNADITQQMLSGDIPMTTSELESILPGVSGLPANTPLVIRIKISDTPVISMQNGNLRVTLKAIVEVLTQKDSDQLLVLDVGIKLAAQLNILGTKLHLSVAIEK, encoded by the exons ATGCAGTCGGTATTCCACAG ATTGAAGATTGGGAAAATCAACGTGCTTGACATCAAGGTGGAAACCCTTTCAGATGATGTGCTTCAACTGAAAATCGGTATTGATCTGGAACTACTGGGCAAGGACGG GTCTTCCAAGCCTGTTCTGCTTGTGCATGTGAATGTCCACCTCTCTCTTCGGATTATGCAATCCAAGTTAGTGATTGAGAAATGTTTGACCGATGCGGTTCACATCGAGCTCTTGCCTGG GACCGCAGTGGGGAACTTGGTTGGCATGCTCTCCAAGACCTTGAACAGTCTCCTTCCTAATGTG CTGTGTCCAATTCTACAAGTTGTGCTGGAACTCTTGAACGTGCTTCTTGGAACTCTCAACA GTGAGATGCCAGTGGGGAATCTGGGATCGGTGCATTATGCTCCAGCCGGGCCGCCCTCGTTCCAGGATGGACAGATGCTGCAGACTCTGATC GCCAGTCTTGGTGATACCAATGGCAACACCATCACCCAAGTTCCAGCTGGACTGTCCGCTCCGGTTCCACTGACAGATCACACTTCCAAGCTGCTCTTATCTTCCAGTCTCCTTCGCCCTTTGCTTGAGCTTCTTGTGAAAAGAGGACAGTTCAATGCAGACATCACTCAACAAATG CTTTCTGGTGATATCCCCATGACCACTTCTGAGCTTGAGTCTATACTACCTGGG GTCTCTGGCCTACCAGCAAACACGCCCTTGGTGATCAGGATCAAAATCAGCGACACTCCTGTGATATCTATGCAAAATGGGAACCTCAGGGTGACCCTCAAAGCTATCGTTGAAGTGCTTACTCAGAAAGACTCTGATCAACTCCTTGTGTTGGATGTA GGCATCAAGCTGGCTGCACAACTCAACATTTTGGGAACAAAGCTGCATCTCTCCGTAGCCATTGAAAAGTGA